The following are encoded together in the Phaseolus vulgaris cultivar G19833 chromosome 9, P. vulgaris v2.0, whole genome shotgun sequence genome:
- the LOC137821312 gene encoding beta-glucuronosyltransferase GlcAT14B-like — protein sequence MEPTKNNSFLPLLLSLLFFTFILLLSLVASINSSSQRHHRLEVPAEQPHFVESKLRASAASTRAVPRIAYLISGSAGDGESLKRTLKALYHPWNHYAVHLDLEASARERLELADFVSNQPLFLKFGNVRTVVKANLVTYRGPTMVANTLHAAAFLLSQAQDWDWFINLSASDYPLVTQDDLLHTLSSIPRDLNFIEHTSDIGWKEYHRAKPVILDPGLYGLQKSDVFWVSEKRNVPTAYKLFTGSAWMMLSRPFTEYCIWGWDNLPRIVLMYYANFLSSPEGYFHTVICNAEEFRNTTVNHDLHFISWDNPPKQHPHFLTDNDYQKMVDSNAPFARKFGRNEPVLDKIDTELLGRNADGYVPGRWFSQANSSTIDQYSGIGNITDLRPGPGAERLGRLISSLLSAENFQANQCS from the exons ATGGAACCCACCAAGAACAACAGCTTCCTCCCACTCCTCCTCTCTCTCCTCTTCTTCACCTTCATCCTTCTCCTCTCCCTTGTTGCTTCCATCAACTCCTCATCGCAGCGCCACCACCGCCTCGAAGTTCCCGCGGAACAGCCACATTTCGTGGAGTCCAAGCTCAGGGCGAGTGCCGCATCGACGAGGGCGGTGCCGCGAATCGCCTACCTGATATCGGGCTCGGCGGGCGACGGGGAGAGTTTGAAAAGGACGCTGAAGGCTCTGTACCATCCGTGGAACCACTACGCGGTGCACTTGGACCTTGAGGCCTCGGCAAGGGAGAGGTTGGAGCTGGCGGATTTCGTGAGCAACCAGCCTCTCTTTCTGAAATTCGGAAACGTGAGAACGGTGGTTAAGGCCAACTTGGTTACCTACAGAGGGCCCACTATGGTCGCAAATACCCTTCACGCCGCCGCCTTTTTGTTGAGCCAAGCTCAGGACTGGGATTGGTTCATTAACTTGAGCGCTTCCGATTACCCTTTGGTAACCCAAGATG ATTTGCTGCATACGCTGTCGTCTATTCCCAGAGACCTGAACTTCATTGAACACACCAGTGATATTGGTTGGAAGGA GTATCATAGAGCCAAGCCAGTTATACTTGATCCAGGTCTTTATGGTTTGCAGAAATCAGATGTATTTTGGGTATCGGAGAAAAGAAATGTGCCCACAGCTTATAAACTGTTTACAG GTTCTGCCTGGATGATGCTCTCTCGCCCATTTACTGAATACTGTATATGGGGTTGGGATAACTTACCCAGAATAGTCTTGATGTATTATGCCAACTTTCTGTCTTCCCCAGAAGGGTATTTTCACACAGTCATCTGCAATGCAGAGGAGTTTCGTAACACTACTGTTAATCATGACCTCCACTTCATATCATGGGACAACCCTCCAAAACAACATCCCCATTTTCTTACAGATAATGATTACCAGAAAATGGTGGATAGCAATGCACCTTTTGCTAGGAAATTTGGCAGGAACGAACCAGTCTTGGATAAGATTGATACGGAACTCTTGGGAAGAAATGCAGATGGTTATGTCCCCGGCAGGTGGTTCAGTCAAGCGAATTCAAGCACCATTGACCAATATTCTGGCATAGGAAATATCACCGACCTTAGGCCAGGGCCTGGAGCTGAAAGGCTTGGACGCCTTATCAGTAGTTTATTATCAGCAGAAAATTTTCAGGCAAATCAGTGTTCTTGA